The Thermobifida halotolerans sequence GCGTAGTTCGCGGTCTGGAGAACGCCAGGAATGACCGCCGGTTCGGACGTGCGAATCCGTGGCGCTTCGGTCTCCAGGTCGACATACGCCCGGAGCCGAGCACGTCCCGGTAACCAACCCACCACCCGGTCTGGGGTGCCTCCCGAGCCAGGCGCCGGTACGCCTCCCGGGTCTCCTGGCCGGTCACCCCGTACACGTCCAGCAGCGCCTGCACGTCGACGTCACGCAGCCTCAAGATCCTTCGCATCCCGATCCTGGTGACTCCGTCTCTGACCAGGCGCGCTCAGGACTGCGCTCCTTCGCTTCGGTGGCGGCCTGCTCCGCGGTCAAACCTCTGGCCTCGCACAGTCGGAGCAGGACGCGGGCGGTGCGCCGACGACGGAGCGCGGGACTGACAGCCGATTCGGTCCGGGTCCTCTTCCGGGGGCGGCGTGGACCTTCAGATCCTACGGTCGCGGATTTCGCCCGTGTCCTGCTCCCACAGGGCACCTGTCTCCCAGGAGTGCCATGCGTCTGCTGGCCATGTCCGCCACGCTGCTGGCTGCGGTCCTCGCGCGTCCGACGCCTCACGAGAAATCCCACCGCCGAAGTCCAGCGAGCCCTCGCCCCGCCCGGAGGGAAAAGGACGATCCCTCCCCGGCCCCGAACCGACTCCGAAGCTGCCGCGCCTCGCGGCCGAAGGGGACCTCGGCATCGGTTGAGGCCGGTGAACCAGGCACCAGGATGCGCGTCGGCCGGGAGGTCCGGCAGCTCTGTCCTTTCCTCACCGGGACTCGAGCGTCCGACTCCGCGGCGGGCGCGGGCGCGGGCTCGGGCCGGGGAGGGGAGGCAGTCCACCCCAGCCGTCCGGGGCGGGCTCCCACGGGCAACCCGTGGCGCCCACCCCAGGGGCCGAACTGGAATACCCCTGGCCCGGGACCGGTTCGCGGCCCCCGTACCCCCCATGAGCACCCCACCGCCAGAACCCGGAAAAATCATGCGGCACCGGGCCAGTACACCCAGTTCTTCGTGGAGTTGCCGCCGCCCCCCGCACACCGCCCCGTCCGAAACCCGTTTTCCCGTTCGGTGCGCGGTGAGTCGGACACTGCCAATCTGGGGTGTTTATCGCGGTCACGCTCGGACAGTGGGCAGTTCTTCCCGGTCAGCGCGGACCGGTCGAGCAAGACCGAATTTTTACCCGCCGGAAAGGGTCTGTCCGTATTGCGGCCGAGTGAGATCCCCGCCGGTCGGGGTATCCGGGGGGATGGGTTTCCGCGAATCCGGGAGACGAAAAGGGGGAGACGTGTGCGTGACGGGGAGTGGGTAGCGGGCACCGGCGCGGAGTTGCGAGGGGTCCTCAAGGTCATGGTCGACGCCGGATGGCTGCCCGGCGGCGTGGCGGTGGTCGGCTCCGGAGGGCTGTGGGAGTTCATCGCGATCGGCCGCGTCGGCATCGAGTGCGGGGAGGCGGTCACCGCACCCGACACGTACTACGACGTGGCCGGGCTCACCCAGGTCATGGCTACCTGGCCGCTGGTCGGGCGGGCGGTCGCCGAAGGCATGCTGGACCTCGACGCGCCCATGTCCCACTACTTCCCCGGCAGCTATCCGGGGGGCGCGGTGACCGCCCGGCAGATCCTCACGCACACCTCCCGCCTGAACCCGGTGACCTGGTTGGAACGCTACGTCGGCACCGACCAGCCACTGGCCGAGGCGATCCTCTCCGAGGAACTGGAGGAACCCGGATACCGCTCCACCGACCGAGGCTTCATCCTGCTCGGCCTCCTGTTGGAACACCTGCACCGGCAGCCCCTGGACCAGCTCGCGGACGACCTGTGGCGGCACATCGGCCTGACGGAGACCCGCTACGGCCCGCTGCCGCGCACCGCGTCGGTGGCCCCCACCGAGCGCCGCATCCCGGGCGTGGCGGCCACCTGGGGGGTGGTGCACGACGAGAGCGCGGCCCTCATGGGCGGTGTCGCGGGGCACGCCGGGGTTTTCAGCACAGCCACCGACCTGGGGATCTTCGCCCGAGGCCTGCTGGCGTGGCACGCGGGCGAGCACGGCGTCACCCCGTTCACCAGCTTCGTGCGGCAGAGTTGGCTGCCGCACCGGGCGGTCGACTCCCGGTTCGCCCGCGGCCTGGCGTGGAAGGTCACCGACGACGGCCTCGTCTACCACAACGGACTCACCGGGACGAGCCTGTTCCTGCACCCGTCCACCGGACGCTACGTCGGCCTGCTCACCAACGCCATCCACTACGGACGCCGCCGCCCCGGCCTGTGCGACCTCAGGGCGGCCGTCCGTTCGGCGTTCACCGGCTGACGCCGCGCCGCCCGCGTCCGCGACGGCGCCGCCCCCGGACCGGGCGCCTGCCGGACTCCGCCGTCGACTCCGGTTCCCGTCGGGGAAGGTCATAGGGGTTGGCGGAGCGCCGCCACAGCACCACCAGGCCCACCACGGCCATCAGGACCAGAAGCGCGGTGCCGCCCGCCCACAGCACCCACCGGGGAACAAGCGGGTCGTCGGCGAGCTGCTCGGCGAGCTCCGGGTCGAAGGGAGGCACGTTCTCGGCGGTCGTCCCGGCGGCGGCCATCGCCCCCGAGGCGCTCAGTGTTCCCGCTCCGTAGCCGGGCTGTCCCTGTTCGGCGGGGGCCTCGGCGCCCTCGGTGAGCGCCTCGACGACCTGGTGCGGCTGTAGCTGCGGGTACTCGGCGCGGATCAGCGCGGCCACCCCGGCGGTGAACGCCGCCGCCGCGTCGCTGCCGGTGACGGTCGTGTAGCCGCCCTCCGCGTCCAGGACGGTGATCTCCTCCCCCGGAGCGGTCAACGCGATGTGCTCCCCGCGACTGGAGAAGTCCGAGAGCGTCCCGTCGGAGCCCACCGATCCCACCGCCAGCACACCCGGGTAGGCGGCCGGATAGCCGGCCTCGCCGTCCGCGCCGCCCGAGACGATGACGACCACACCGTTGTCCAGAGCGTAGTCGACCGCCTCCCGCTCGGCGTCGTCGGCCTGCGCGGAGAAGCCGCCGGCGGCGAGCGGAATGCTGACGACCTGCGCGCCCTCGTCCACGGCGCGGCGGATGCCCTCGGCGAGCGCACCCGGTTCGACCGCGGCGCGTTCCGGTCCGTCCGCCTCGGTCGCGATCCGGATCGACAGGATCTCCGCCTGCGGCGCCACCCCCATGGCGCCGCCGGTGTGCTCGACGCCGTGCCCGCTCGCGGCGATGATCCCGGCCATCATCGTGCCGTGCACGCCGTAGCCGTCACTGCCGGGATCCGGGTCCTGGCCGGTGAGGTCGGGACCGACCGTGACCGAATCCAGGTCGGGATGGTCGGTGACCACCCCGGTGTCCAGCAGGGCGACGGTGACGCCGGAGCCCCGGGACTCCTCCCACGCCTCGTCCACGCCGATCCTGTCCAGTCCCCACTGGTCGACACCCAGGTCCGCGACGTCCGCCGCCGACGGGGCGGCCAGCGGGCCGGCGGCCAACGCCGCGCAGACGCCCAGAGCGACGAGCGTCCTGGTCCGTGTCGTGCGCATGGCGACTCAAACCTCCCCGACGGCCGATGACCTCTGACGTGCGCGCTCCGGCCGGGACTGCCGTGGGCGCATGTCATTCTTTCACGTGCTTTGTGCTGGTCAGTGTCAGTTCCACGGGCACCCCCACCCGCAGCCCGAGCAGTTCGGCCGCGCTCGCGCCGTTCACGGCCAGGGCCAGCCGCCCGGCGGAGTCGGTCAACAGCAGCGGTTCGCCTCCGGGCACCGCGCCGAAGGTCGGGGCGACGGCGAGCGTCCGCGGACCGGTGGGCAGCAGCACGGTGATCCGGTCGGGCGGCTCCGCCCCGCCCAGGGCGGCCCGCAGGTCCTCGGGGAACAGCGACAGTTGGCAGTTGCCGAACCGGTCGACGGCGTGCACCTCGCCCCGGACCGCTCCCGCGACGACCTCCCGGCGCGGTTCGGGCAGCCGCACCAGGCCCGCCGGGTCCACCGCGCGACCGGCCGCGGTCAGCGGCAGCCCGGCGGCGATCCGTGCCCCGACGGGGGCGTAGACGTCCCGGCCGTGGAAGGTGCGCGACACCGGATGCCGCCACAGCGACCCGTTGGTCAACTCCACGGCCGACTCGATCCCGCCGAGCGCCTCCGCCGCCCAGACCAGCAGCCCGTTGTCCGGACCGACCAGCACGTGTCCTCCGGCGGCGAGCGCGACACTGCGCCGCTCGGTGCCCACCCCGGGGTCCACCACGCACACGTGCACCGCGTCCGGCAGTTCGGGGGCGGTGTCGGCCAGCACGGTCGCGCCGCACCGCACGTCCCCCGGCGGGATCTCGTGGGTGATGTCGATCACCGGCACCCCGGGGGCGTGCCGCAGCATCTGGCCGCGGCAGGCGGCCACGAAACCGTCCCGTGTTCCGTAGTCGGTGAGGAAGGACAGGCAACTGTGACCTTCGCGGTTAGTCATTCGGAGGTTCTCCCTGATTCCCACCTGGAGTCGCTACGATAAATCGCCCGATCCGGACGAGGAGGCGTCCAATGTCAGATGCCGGACCCAGAGAACAGGACCCGCCCGATCGCGCCCCCCGGCGATCGGCGTCCGCTGACCAGACCCGACTCGACGAACGCGACCAGCGCATCCTCGCCTTCGAACGCCAGTGGTGGAAGCTCGAAGGCTCCAAGGAGCAGGCCATCCGCGACGAGTTCGGTTTCTCACCCACCCGCTACTACCAGATCCTCAACGGCCTCATCGACCGCCCCGAGGCGCTCGTCTTCGACCCGATGACCGTCAAACGTCTCCGCAGGAGGCGCGCCGACCGGCGGCGGCAGCGCGTCGCCCGGAAACTCGGCATCCGACTCTAGGCGCGTCCACCGGACGTGCCCGGACCCGCGGCGCGCCCCGGGCGGGGGTTCCGCCGCGGCCGGTTCGGGGCATACCCCCCACCGTCCAGTCCACCGAGTGGAAAGCCGCCCATGTCTCTTCTCCAACCGACAACCGAGAGCGGCAGGGCCGCGCTCGACCGCATCCGCGCCGAGCCCGACCGCGCCGTCCTCGCGTTCGACTTCGACGGAACCCTCGCGCCGATCGTGCCCGACCCGCGCGACTCCAGGGCCCATCCCGGCGCGGTCGCGGCGCTGCGCGCCCTGGCCGAACGGGTGCGCGCGGTCGCCGTCATCACCGGACGCCCCGCCGCGGTGGCCGTCGAGTACGGCGGGCTCGACACGGTACCGGGGATCACCGTGCTCGGCCACTACGGCCGCGAGCGCTGGGAGGACGGTCGGCTCGCCGTGCCCGACCCGCCGCCCGGCGTGTCCACGGTGCGCGCGGCGCTGCCCGGGGTGCTCAAGCGGGTCGGCGCGCCCGACGGCACCTGGATCGAGGACAAGGACCACGCGCTGGCCGTGCACACCCGGCGCACCGCCGACCCCGACGCCGCTCTGGAACTGCTGCGCGCCCCGCTGGCGGACCTGGCCGAACGGTCGGGGCTCGCGGTGGAGCCGGGCCGCATGGTCATCGAACTGCGTCCGCCCGGCATGGACAAGGGCGCGGCGCTGACCGACCTGGCCGCCGCC is a genomic window containing:
- a CDS encoding DUF3263 domain-containing protein, giving the protein MSDAGPREQDPPDRAPRRSASADQTRLDERDQRILAFERQWWKLEGSKEQAIRDEFGFSPTRYYQILNGLIDRPEALVFDPMTVKRLRRRRADRRRQRVARKLGIRL
- a CDS encoding serine hydrolase domain-containing protein: MRDGEWVAGTGAELRGVLKVMVDAGWLPGGVAVVGSGGLWEFIAIGRVGIECGEAVTAPDTYYDVAGLTQVMATWPLVGRAVAEGMLDLDAPMSHYFPGSYPGGAVTARQILTHTSRLNPVTWLERYVGTDQPLAEAILSEELEEPGYRSTDRGFILLGLLLEHLHRQPLDQLADDLWRHIGLTETRYGPLPRTASVAPTERRIPGVAATWGVVHDESAALMGGVAGHAGVFSTATDLGIFARGLLAWHAGEHGVTPFTSFVRQSWLPHRAVDSRFARGLAWKVTDDGLVYHNGLTGTSLFLHPSTGRYVGLLTNAIHYGRRRPGLCDLRAAVRSAFTG
- a CDS encoding SAM hydrolase/SAM-dependent halogenase family protein; its protein translation is MTNREGHSCLSFLTDYGTRDGFVAACRGQMLRHAPGVPVIDITHEIPPGDVRCGATVLADTAPELPDAVHVCVVDPGVGTERRSVALAAGGHVLVGPDNGLLVWAAEALGGIESAVELTNGSLWRHPVSRTFHGRDVYAPVGARIAAGLPLTAAGRAVDPAGLVRLPEPRREVVAGAVRGEVHAVDRFGNCQLSLFPEDLRAALGGAEPPDRITVLLPTGPRTLAVAPTFGAVPGGEPLLLTDSAGRLALAVNGASAAELLGLRVGVPVELTLTSTKHVKE
- a CDS encoding S8 family serine peptidase, yielding MRTTRTRTLVALGVCAALAAGPLAAPSAADVADLGVDQWGLDRIGVDEAWEESRGSGVTVALLDTGVVTDHPDLDSVTVGPDLTGQDPDPGSDGYGVHGTMMAGIIAASGHGVEHTGGAMGVAPQAEILSIRIATEADGPERAAVEPGALAEGIRRAVDEGAQVVSIPLAAGGFSAQADDAEREAVDYALDNGVVVIVSGGADGEAGYPAAYPGVLAVGSVGSDGTLSDFSSRGEHIALTAPGEEITVLDAEGGYTTVTGSDAAAAFTAGVAALIRAEYPQLQPHQVVEALTEGAEAPAEQGQPGYGAGTLSASGAMAAAGTTAENVPPFDPELAEQLADDPLVPRWVLWAGGTALLVLMAVVGLVVLWRRSANPYDLPRREPESTAESGRRPVRGRRRRGRGRRGVSR
- the otsB gene encoding trehalose-phosphatase, with product MSLLQPTTESGRAALDRIRAEPDRAVLAFDFDGTLAPIVPDPRDSRAHPGAVAALRALAERVRAVAVITGRPAAVAVEYGGLDTVPGITVLGHYGRERWEDGRLAVPDPPPGVSTVRAALPGVLKRVGAPDGTWIEDKDHALAVHTRRTADPDAALELLRAPLADLAERSGLAVEPGRMVIELRPPGMDKGAALTDLAAATGAGAVLYAGDDLGDLAAYDAVERLRDRGVAGFRLCSGSTEVTELAKRADLVVAGPSGVVEFLEELVADLGG